In a single window of the Raphanus sativus cultivar WK10039 chromosome 9, ASM80110v3, whole genome shotgun sequence genome:
- the LOC108827601 gene encoding glutamate decarboxylase 4, producing the protein MVLSKTASETDVSIHSTFASRYVRNSLPRFEMPENSIPKEAAYQIINDELMLDGNPRLNLASFVTTWMEPECDKLMMESINKNYVDMDEYPVTTELQNRCVNMIARLFNAPLGDGEAAVGVGTVGSSEAIMLAGLAFKRQWQNKRKAQGLPYDKPNIVTGANVQVCWEKFARYFEVELKEVKLREGYYVMDPEKAVEMVDENTICVAAILGSTLTGEFEDVKLLNDLLVEKNKQTGWDTGIHVDAASGGFIAPFLYPELEWDFRLPLVKSINVSGHKYGLVYAGIGWVVWRTKSDLPDELIFHINYLGADQPTFTLNFSKGSSQVIAQYYQLIRLGFEGYRNVMDNCRENMMVLREGLEKTRRFNIVSKENGVPLVAFSLKDSSRHDEFEVAETLRRFGWIVPAYTMPADAEHVTVLRVVIREDFSRTLAERLVADFEKVLHELDTLPARVHAKMANGKANGVKKTEEETTREVTSYWKKFVETKNTNKNKIC; encoded by the exons ATGGTTTTGTCTAAGACAGCTTCTGAAACTGATGTTTCAATCCATTCAACTTTTGCTTCTCGTTATGTCCGCAATTCTCTCCCACG ATTCGAGATGCCTGAGAACTCCATCCCGAAGGAAGCAGCGTACCAGATCATCAACGACGAGCTAATGCTCGACGGTAACCCTAGGCTAAACCTAGCTTCCTTCGTGACCACGTGGATGGAGCCAGAGTGCGACAAGCTCATGATGGAATCTATCAACAAGAACTACGTTGACATGGACGAGTACCCTGTCACCACCGAGCTTCAGAACAGATGCGTCAACATGATTGCGCGTCTCTTTAACGCGCCGCTTGGTGACGGTGAGGCTGCGGTTGGTGTCGGCACGGTGGGATCTTCTGAGGCGATTATGTTGGCCGGGTTGGCTTTTAAGAGACAGTGGCAGAACAAGCGTAAGGCCCAAGGGCTTCCTTATGATAAGCCCAATATCGTAACCGGAGCTAATGTTCAG GTTTGCTGGGAGAAATTCGCAAGGTATTTTGAGGTGGAACTTAAGGAAGTGAAGCTGAGAGAAGGATACTACGTGATGGACCCTGAAAAGGCAGTCGAAATGGTAGACGAGAACACCATTTGTGTCGCAGCCATCCTCGGTTCGACGCTAACCGGAGAATTCGAAGACGTTAAGCTCCTCAATGACCTACTAGTCGAGAAAAACAAGCAAACCGG ATGGGACACTGGGATTCACGTGGACGCAGCAAGTGGTGGGTTTATTGCACCGTTCTTGTATCCGGAGCTGGAGTGGGATTTCCGGTTACCACTGGTTAAGAGCATAAACGTGAGTGGCCACAAATACGGTTTGGTTTATGCCGGTATCGGTTGGGTTGTGTGGAGAACCAAATCTGATTTGCCTGATGAACTTATCTTCCACATCAATTATCTTGGCGCTGATCAACCCACCTTCACTCTCAACTTCTCCAAGG GTTCGAGTCAAGTGATTGCTCAGTACTACCAGTTGATTCGTCTTGGATTCGAG GGATATCGTAACGTGATGGATAATTGTCGTGAAAACATGATGGTCCTAAGAGAAGGACTAGAGAAAACGAGACGTTTCAACATTGTCTCCAAAGAAAACGGTGTTCCGTTAGTGGCGTTTTCTCTAAAAGACAGTAGCCGCCACGACGAGTTCGAAGTGGCCGAAACTCTCCGCCGCTTCGGGTGGATCGTCCCGGCCTACACGATGCCCGCAGATGCAGAGCACGTCACGGTCCTCCGTGTGGTGATTCGAGAAGATTTCTCTCGAACCTTGGCCGAGAGACTGGTCGCAGACTTTGAGAAGGTTCTCCACGAGCTCGATACACTTCCGGCGAGGGTTCACGCCAAGATGGCTAATGGAAAAGCTAACGGTGTTAAGAAGACGGAGGAGGAGACGACGAGGGAAGTTACGTCATATTGGAAGAAGTTTGTGGAGACAAAGAACACTAACAAGAACAAGATTTGCTAA